From the genome of Streptomyces sp. NBC_01116, one region includes:
- a CDS encoding 2-oxoacid:ferredoxin oxidoreductase subunit beta translates to MPETDELLHNELLQLVPKAEAKQSMKDFKSDQEVRWCPGCGDYAVLAAVQGFMPELGLAKENITFVSGIGCSSRFPYYMNTYGMHSIHGRAPSIATGLATSRRDLSVWVVTGDGDALSIGGNHLIHALRRNVNLKILLFNNRIYGLTKGQYSPTSELGKITKSTPMGSLDAPFNPVSLAIGAEATFVARTVDSDRKHLTSVLRAAAEHSGTALVEIYQNCNIFNDGAFEVLKDKEQAAEAVIRLEHGQPILFGSQEPKGVVRDPATGDLKVVAVTEENRSQVLVHDAHAESPTTAFALSRIADADTLHHTPIGVLRSVERPVYDTLMSDQLDAAVEQNGKGDLGSLLAGNDTWTVVG, encoded by the coding sequence ATGCCTGAGACCGACGAACTGCTCCACAACGAGCTGCTGCAACTGGTGCCCAAGGCCGAGGCGAAGCAGTCCATGAAGGACTTCAAGTCCGACCAGGAAGTGCGCTGGTGCCCCGGCTGCGGCGACTACGCCGTCCTCGCCGCCGTCCAGGGCTTCATGCCGGAGCTGGGCCTCGCGAAGGAGAACATCACCTTCGTCTCCGGCATCGGCTGCTCCTCCCGCTTCCCGTACTACATGAACACCTACGGGATGCACTCCATCCACGGCCGCGCCCCCTCCATCGCGACCGGACTCGCCACCTCGCGCCGCGACCTGTCGGTCTGGGTCGTGACCGGCGACGGCGACGCCCTCTCCATCGGCGGCAACCACCTCATCCACGCCCTGCGCCGCAACGTCAACCTCAAGATCCTGCTCTTCAACAACCGGATCTACGGACTGACGAAGGGCCAGTACAGCCCCACCTCCGAGCTGGGCAAGATCACCAAGTCGACGCCGATGGGGTCGCTCGACGCGCCGTTCAATCCGGTGTCGCTCGCGATCGGCGCGGAGGCCACGTTCGTGGCGCGCACGGTCGACTCCGACCGCAAGCACCTCACGAGCGTGCTGCGCGCGGCCGCCGAGCACTCGGGCACCGCGCTGGTGGAGATCTACCAGAACTGCAACATCTTCAACGACGGCGCTTTCGAGGTCCTCAAGGACAAGGAGCAGGCCGCCGAGGCCGTCATCCGTCTCGAACACGGCCAACCGATCCTCTTCGGCTCCCAGGAGCCCAAGGGCGTCGTCCGCGATCCGGCCACCGGCGATCTGAAGGTCGTGGCCGTCACGGAGGAGAACCGCTCGCAGGTCCTCGTCCACGACGCCCACGCGGAATCGCCCACGACGGCGTTCGCGCTGTCCCGGATCGCCGACGCGGACACCCTGCACCACACCCCCATCGGGGTGCTGCGCAGCGTCGAACGGCCCGTCTACGACACCCTGATGTCCGACCAGCTAGACGCCGCCGTCGAACAGAACGGCAAGGGCGACCTCGGCTCGCTCCTCGCCGGCAACGACACCTGGACCGTCGTGGGCTGA
- a CDS encoding winged helix-turn-helix transcriptional regulator: protein MCPSRLILEHVTSRWGVLVLAALLERSYRFSELRRAVGGVSEKMLAQTLRTLERDGFVHRDAKPVIPPRVDYTLTPLGIEAAEQVWALARWTERRVDAVRAAREAYDGART from the coding sequence ATGTGTCCGTCCCGGCTGATCCTGGAGCATGTGACGAGTCGCTGGGGCGTCCTCGTACTGGCGGCGCTGCTGGAGCGTTCGTACCGCTTCAGCGAACTGCGCCGCGCGGTGGGCGGCGTCAGCGAGAAGATGCTGGCCCAGACCCTCCGGACGCTGGAGCGCGACGGCTTCGTCCACCGGGACGCGAAGCCGGTGATCCCGCCGCGGGTGGACTACACGCTCACCCCGCTCGGCATCGAGGCCGCCGAGCAGGTGTGGGCGCTCGCCCGGTGGACCGAACGCCGGGTGGACGCGGTGCGGGCGGCGCGCGAGGCGTACGACGGGGCCCGGACCTGA